One stretch of Euphorbia lathyris chromosome 7, ddEupLath1.1, whole genome shotgun sequence DNA includes these proteins:
- the LOC136201479 gene encoding uncharacterized protein produces the protein MVKGSMENKDEALESLTYIRCAKAAWILYSLKSSPNRHFTTRTDDQDEEKDLMMLKQIEDLKIKLAKERIKNKRIKLCSISEGYKRGK, from the exons ATGGTGAAAGGATCCATGGAGAACAAAGATGAAGCTCTCGAGTCACTAACATACATTCGCTGTGCCAAAGCCGCCTGGATCCTCTATTCGCTCAAATCTTCCCCAAACCGCCACTTCACGACTCGCACCGATGATCAAGATGAG GAAAAAGATCTGATGATGTTGAAACAAATCGAAGATCTGAAGATCAAATTGGCAAAGGAGAGGATTAAGAATAAGAGAATCAAGCTCTGTAGCATATCGGAG GGCTACAAACGCGGAAAGTAG
- the LOC136201478 gene encoding synaptonemal complex protein 2-like codes for MHKLGFPSMKSLDQFKSLSGSVSGSARNLSLSSRPSSDSLSSGSFANLKLTAEKLIKEQASVKTDLEIANSKLKKSMEIISALEEKLQSAFNENAKLRVKQKEDEKLWKGLESKFSSTKTVCDQLTETLQHLAGLVQDAEKDKQFFESELLANSNVIDNLNQRLNDLSVKLASAEETVRNREKKLGELKLEKEERNRIYLEEQCRNANLIEEKDTMIRRFEATIEANKLAAESLNSKLEKMHHELCQREDEIKHFIATQENWKKEKCELQFSSNDLANKLDTSHLEIKNLESFVHILAAKLIELDKQNLIFSEKFDLLNSLYDTCFKLVNVERELVTKHAQKQYEQLHDKFLHVESEKDALESVNHELNNKIIELQKAQESIMAQLSEEGCLAREKIQRLETEAETLLSKKNETDMLVSKLEETIDTLSESSRTSEIKMHDLLLKFSGLEIEKKNVDDKLLEEERKNADNISAWQMEREKHEQQIDSLEKQVAQLCITIEEKEQLLLEYKDREKKLEDKITESQSLLSSAESKLVEAKKQYDVMLESKQMELSRHLKEISQRNDQAINDIRKNYEMEKLEAVNLEKQKAEKLVLELESKCDQKLAECKEESGLLLVRVQEEHAALVLGIQQEHDTKEMSVKAAHTEELKRTQLIAENEMREKTIQLRNEHDVQMKALRTEHEDECKRLQEELNLQKTKEDRQRALLQLQWKVMSDKPRNDQEVTSKEEYSVSSIKMRDPAGGKRSQCLPTRLESREKDLPFPRQTQTPVSKILKRVDNANTGSVMSISKHHKKVTHREYEVETNDGRTITKRRKTRIMFEDPSKHKKMNTPKAGRTPRTALKGIKGVDRSHPSNIGDLFSEGSLNPYADDPYAFG; via the exons ATGCATAAGCTAGGGTTTCCAAGCATGAAGAGCTTGGATCAGTTCAAATCGCTATCAGGATCCGTCTCGGGATCGGCGAGGAACCTTTCCCTCTCCTCAAGGCCTTCTTCGGACTCGCTTTCATCGGGGAGCTTCGCCAATTTGAAACTCACTGCTG AGAAATTAATCAAAGAGCAAGCTTCGGTGAAAACCGATCTGGAAATAGCG AACTCTAAGCTGAAGAAATCAATGGAGATTATCAGCGCATTAGAGGAAAAGTTGCAGAGCGCCTTCAATGAAAATGCGAAGCTAAGAGTAAAGCAGAAGGAGGATGAGAAGCTGTGGAAAGGATTGGAGTCTAAGTTCTCTTCGACTAAGACTGTGTGCGATCAACTGACTGAAACTCTACAGCACTTAGCTGGCCTGGTTCAGGATG CTGAAAAAGATAAACAGTTCTTTGAAAGCGAACTATTGGCAAACTCAAATGTCATTGACAATTTGAATCAACGGCTGAATGATTTGTCTGTTAAATTAGCCTCTGCAGAGGAAACTGTCAGAAATC GTGAAAAGAAACTGGGAGAGCTTAAACTTGAAAAGGAGGAAAGAAACAGGATCTACTTGGAGGAACAGTGCAGAAACGCTAATCTTATCGAGGAAAAAG ATACTATGATAAGGAGATTTGAGGCAACCATAGAAGCTAATAAATTGGCTGCAGAAAGCCTGAATTCTAAATTGGAAAAGATGCACCATGAGTTGTGTCAAAGGGAAGATGAAATAAAGCATTTTATTGCCACTCAAGAGAACTGGAAGAAAGAAAAGTGTGAGCTTCAATTTAGCAGCAATGACTTAGCTAATAAATTGGATACGTCACATTTGGAGATAAAAAATCTTGAAAGTTTTGTTCATATATTGGCTGCtaaattgattgaattggataagcaaaatttgattttttctgAAAAGTTCGATCTGCTAAACTCTCTTTACGACACTTGCTTTAAGTTGGTCAATGTGGAAAGAGAACTTGTCACTAAGCATGCTCAAAAACAGTATGAGCAGCTACATGATAAGTTCTTGCATGTGGAATCAGAAAAAGATGCTCTGGAATCTGTAAACCATGAGCTAAACAATAAGATCATTGAACTTCAGAAGGCTCAAGAATCTATTATGGCACAACTTTCTGAAGAAGGCTGTTTAGCAAGAGAGAAAATACAAAGGTTAGAGACTGAAGCTGAAACACTGTTGTCAAAGAAGAATGAAACAGATATGTTGGtttccaaattggaggagacaATTGATACTTTGTCGGAAAGTTCAAGAACATCTGAGATCAAAATG CATGATTTGTTACTCAAATTTTCGGGATtagaaatagaaaagaaaaatgttgATGATAAATTActtgaagaagaaaggaaaaatgCAGATAATATATCTGCTTGGCAAATGGAGAGAGAGAAACATGAGCAACAAATAGATTCATTGGAGAAACAAGTTGCCCAGCTTTGCATCACCATAGAGGAGAAAGAACAACTTCTACTGGAATACAAGGACAGAGAAAAGAAGTTGGAAGATAAAATCACTGAG AGTCAATCATTGCTGTCTTCTGCTGAAAGCAAACTTGTTGAAGCAAAGAAGCAATATGATGTGATGCTAGAGAGCAAACAAATGGAGTTATCACGACACCTGAAAGAAATATCTCAGAGGAACGATCAG GCAATCAATGACATCAGGAAGAATTATGAGATGGAGAAGCTAGAGGCTGTTAACTTGGAAAAACAGAAG GCAGAAAAGCTTGTGCTAGAATTGGAAAGTAAATGCGACCAGAAACTTGCAGAATGCAAAGAAGAATCGGGACTTTTGTTGGTGCGCGTTCAAGAGGAACATGCTGCTCTT GTGTTGGGCATCCAGCAGGAGCATGACACAAAGGAAATGAGCGTCAAAGCTGCTCACACTGAAGAGCTAAAGCGTACTCAACTTATTGCTGAAAATGAAATGAGGGAG AAAACCATTCAATTGAGGAATGAACATGATGTTCAGATGAAAGCTTTGAGGACTGAGCATGAAGATGAGTGCAAGAGGCTACAAGAGGAATTGAATCTTCAGAAAACCAAG GAAGACAGGCAGAGGGCTCTGTTGCAATTGCAGTGGAAAGTGATGAGTGATAAGCCAAGGAATGACCAAGAAGTGACTTCGAAAGAG GAATACTCCGTTTCATCAATCAAGATGAGAGATCCTGCGGGTGGTAAAAGAAGTCAATGTCTTCCTACAAGATTGGAGAGCAGAGAAAAG GATTTACCTTTCCCAAGGCAAACGCAAACACCAGTGTCAAAAATACTGAAGCGAGTAGATAATGCTAACACAGGAAGTGTGATGAGTATTTCTAAGCATCACAAGAAG GTAACTCACCGTGAATATGAAGTTGAAACTAATGACGGAAGGACAATCACAAAACGAAGAAAGACAAGAATCATGTTTGAG GACCCAAGTAAACATAAGAAGATGAACACGCCAAAGGCTGGAAGAACTCCTAGAACTGCACTTAAG GGAATAAAGGGAGTTGATCGTTCACACCCCTCAAACATAGGTGATTTGTTTTCAGAAGGGTCACTGAATCCATATGCAGATGATCCTTATGCATTTGGTTAG